One part of the Trichoplusia ni isolate ovarian cell line Hi5 chromosome 2, tn1, whole genome shotgun sequence genome encodes these proteins:
- the LOC113502685 gene encoding uncharacterized protein LOC113502685 yields the protein MLKRLNIPGLTLKDIPKKIKNFRSSYYQELKRIRNSLNAGDEGKVYIPKVSWFSLADEYLSSIWSERHHKYYRPKDELKLLIRGKDVHFERRKKLKPSVDKTNENSSNEKIEVTQASSSSNTEGPVDELESFGKYIAASLRSMPKEFSIIAKTELQNTLSDVELRIMRQATSSRACDPLGGASTSSFDHNSSGCVSPSSDSCLSSLKIELDN from the exons ATGTTGAAAAGATTGAACATTCCCGGACTCACACTGAAGGATATcccgaagaaaattaaaaacttcaGATCTTCGTACTACCAGGAACTTAAACGGATACGAAATAGTTTGAATGCGGGCGATGAGGGGAAGGTGTACATACCAAAAGTGTCCTGGTTTAGCCTAGCTGATGAGTATCTAAGTTCAATCTGGAGCGAAAGGCATCACAAATACTat agACCAAAAGACGAATTGAAACTACTCATTCGTGGTAAAGACGTGCATTTTGAAAGAAGGAAGAAGTTGAAACCAAGTGTCGACAAAACCAACGAAAACTCCAGCAACGAAAAAATTGAAGTCACCCAAGCATCTTCTAGCAGTAATACAGAAGGCCCTGTAGACGAATTAGAAAGTTTTGGAAAATACATTGCTGCTTCTTTACGAAGTATGCCAAAGGAATTTTCGATTATCGCTAAGACGGAGCTACAGAATACCTTGTCAGATGTGGAACTGAGGATCATGAGGCAAGCCACGTCGAGCAGGGCGTGCGACCCGCTGGGCGGAGCCTCAACCAGCAGCTTTGATCATAACAGTTCGGGTTGCGTA
- the LOC113502651 gene encoding zinc finger SWIM domain-containing protein 4-like — protein sequence MSACAPRACCRPRAPPTLLDITAKIVAAAIPFQRIEERYERIPEPVQRRVVYWSFPRDERDICMYSSLARAPPDDHRNIAFCRGLKLLEAGCVENVLQVGFHLSGVVRAPAAVPPCSEPERLYRVTVSFDRCKITGVTCSCEARDIFWCQHVVALALYRIRNADSVRLRVPISETLLQMDRQQLQKFVQYLIAEHHTEVLPTAQRLADEVLQARSAINRICGAPDPTAGPPPDAHHAWHLDEQQVCEQVRAYLLQGTYYNANKQLNSLFSKVREMLRAQDSNGPRMLMLMTEQFLSDPRLLLWRNQNTPMTEKCRQLWEQLGALWVSIVLDPGSNKHRRIQWRNLLEKWSAVEVCPTEDPDYRSFPLYARERERNERDRDRDHRDRDRERHRDREERDRERLREREERDRERHRERQRREMHSHSESSDEESRPNNYEREYRRASKRLRLHNQRPATQLTPRTVFHKALDAVDISWENDHLKNILGSDEYCDPDKPEKPGSSTTTTLQPYPKFNEDGQPLWHEHLPVVGARIEALRAHGRAPAALRLAVSAARAMRHRQEVSQQRWQAEVSGGGAGGAGGSSEGGERARASAVLQHMDFGTCLPAHHTCALSHHQRCIGRDSRCWTGWTLEAIWCVYECLADACLAPDDQRASPRLHTAYLDEEPNTGLPPRYQHVPVAGSKNPEETYLALALEAALLGLGVQRMLPSGLYAQERHCKQEERLIAQLTRVEGEAAAAVCARVAGALLAGGPASCLGERVHPRAAPAHTFARYLFLALLPAQPDLAYRLGLRAMRLPMVEEAYALDGSSTGGGAGAAGAWHTLQHAEQQQAALASALLGAARGNPGRLRLALGAAQRHVRSAAQLFRLAQDALRHAAPPAAPHHHRDLLAAAFELGLQVLRMTLSSVNWRRREMVRWLVTCATELGLDALLSIMQNWYELFTPTEATGPVAAAAMSHATALRLGLSFEQQEKLSACARTLALQCAAKDPPGCALSALSVCEGSAGAFEAACAAVGGAAARGALASSQLFAVARYMEQRGQPARAMRLATLAMRNLHLHYNQDSHPAIADIHWAVALAHSLGRAELQAMLPLLVKNVQCAPVLSDVLRRCCVAAAGCSRARGAAARPPTPLRPLLEAALRAYASTTHARLAHISPRHYADFVDFLGKARDTFALAPDGPHQFAALLQEIKLKYKGKKKLMFLVKERFG from the exons GTTTCCATTTGAGTGGTGTGGTGCGCGCGCCCGCCGCTGTGCCACCATGCTCGGAACCGGAACGGCTATACAGGGTCACAGTCTCGTTCGACAG ATGCAAGATTACGGGGGTGACGTGCAGCTGCGAAGCTCGCGACATCTTCTGGTGCCAGCACGTGGTGGCGCTGGCGCTGTACCGCATCCGGAACGCAGACTCCGTCAGACTGAGGGTGCCTATATCAG AAACCCTTCTTCAGATGGACAGGCAGCAGCTCCAGAAGTTCGTGCAGTATTTAATAGCGGAGCACCACACAGAAGTCCTACCGACGGCGCAGCGGCTGGCGGACGAGGTCCTGCAGGCCAGGTCCGCCATCAACAGGATCTGCGGGGCGCCCGACCCCACTGCTGGACCGCCGCCCGACGCGCACCATGCCTGGCACCTGGATGAACAGCAG gtcTGCGAACAAGTGCGAGCGTACTTATTACAGGGGACATACTACAATGCAAACAAACAACTCAACTCATTATTTTCTAAG GTACGGGAAATGCTTCGCGCCCAGGACTCGAACGGCCCTCGGATGCTCATGCTCATGACTGAACAGTTCCTATCAGACCCTCGGCTACTGTTGTGGCGGAATCAGAACACACCCATGACGGAAAAGTGCAGGCAATTGTGGGAACAATTGGGAGCGTTATGGGTCAGCATAGTGCTGGACCCAGGGAGCAATAAACATCGGAGAATCCAGTGGAGGAATCTACTGGAGAAGTGGTCCGCTGTAGAGGTCTGTCCGACGGAGGATCCGGACTACCGGTCTTTTCCTTTG TACGCTAGAGAACGGGAAAGAAACGAGAGAGATCGCGACAGAGACCACAGAGACCGCGACAGAGAGAGACATCGGGACCGAGAGGAGAGGGACAGGGAAAGACTGCGGGAACGAGAAGAGAGGGACAG agaaaGACACAGAGAAAGACAAAGAAGAGAAATGCATTCCCATTCAGAAAGTTCTGATGAAGAATCTAGACCtaataa ttatgaACGTGAATACAGGAGAGCGAGCAAGAGACTTAGATTACACAACCAAAGACCAGCGACGCAGCTAACGCCACGGACTGTTTTCCATAA AGCGTTAGATGCCGTCGACATATCCTGGGAGAATGATCACCTGAAGAACATCCTAGGCAGTGACGAGTACTGCGACCCTGACAAGCCGGAGAAACCTGGCTCCTCCACCACCACCACGCTGCAACCTTACCCCAAGTTCAATGAGGATGGACAACCTTTGTGGCACG AGCACCTGCCGGTGGTGGGCGCTCGTATCGAGGCGCTGCGGGCTCAcgggcgcgcgcccgccgcgctgcgCCTCGCCGTCAGCGCCGCGCGGGCCATGCGACATCGACAG GAGGTGTCCCAGCAGCGCTGGCAGGCGGAGGTGtccggcgggggcgcgggcggggcgggcgGCAGCTCGGAGGGGGGGGAGCGCGCGCGGGCCTCCGCCGTGCTGCAACACATGGACTTCGGCACCTGTCTGCCCGCACACCACACCTGCGCGCTCTCACACCACCAACGATGTATTGGAAGAG aCAGCAGATGTTGGACGGGTTGGACGCTGGAAGCGATCTGGTGCGTGTACGAGTGTCTAGCGGACGCGTGCCTCGCGCCCGACGACCAGCGCGCCTCGCCGCGCCTTCACACTGCCTACCTAGACGAGGAGCCCAACACCGGCTTACCGCCAAG gTATCAGCACGTGCCGGTAGCGGGCAGCAAAAACCCCGAGGAGACTTACCTGGCACTGGCGCTGGAAGCGGCGCTGCTGGGGCTGGGCGTGCAGCGCATGCTGCCGAGCGGGCTGTACGCGCAGGAGCGGCACTGCAAGCAGGAGGAGCGCCTGATCGCGCAGCTGACGCGCGTGGAgggcgaggcggcggcggccgtGTGCGCGCGCgtggcgggcgcgctgctggcgggCGGCCCCGCCTCGTGTCTGGGCGAGCGCGTGCacccgcgcgccgcgcccgcgcacaCCTTCGCGCGCTACCTGTTCCTGGCGCTGCTGCCCGCGCAGCCAGACCTCGCCTACCGCCTGGGCTTGCGTGCCATGAG GTTACCTATGGTAGAGGAGGCGTACGCGTTAGACGGCAGCAGTACAGGGGGCGGTGCAGGCGCAGCCGGGGCCTGGCACACGCTGCAGCACGCCGAGCAGCAGCAGGCGGCATTAGCGAGCGCGCTGCTAG GTGCGGCGCGAGGCAACCCTGGGCGGCTGCGGCTGGCGCTGGGCGCGGCGCAGCGCCACGTGCGCTCGGCGGCGCAGCTGTTCCGCCTCGCGCAGGACGCGCTGCgccacgccgcgccgcccgccgcgccacACCACCACCGCGACCTGCTCGCAGCTGCCTTCGAACTCGGCCTCCAG GTACTCAGGATGACGTTATCCTCTGTGAACTGGAGACGGCGTGAGATGGTGCGCTGGCTGGTCACCTGCGCCACCGAGCTCGGACTTGACGCGCTACTGTCCATCATGCAGAACTG GTATGAGTTATTCACGCCGACGGAAGCGACGGGcccggtggcggcggcggcgatgTCGCACGCGACAGCCCTGCGACTCGGCCTCAGCTTCGAACAGCAGGAGAAACTCAGTGCATGCGCGAGAACGCTAGCCCTGCAGTGTGCCGCTAAG GACCCGCCGGGCTGTGCGTTGAGCGCGCTGTCGGTGTGCGAGGGCTCTGCGGGCGCGTTCGAGGCGGCGTGCGCGGCCgtgggcggcgcggcggcgcgcggcgcgctcGCCTCCAGCCAGCTGTTCGCGGTGGCGCGCTACATGGAGCAGAGGGGGCAGCCCGCGCGGGCCATGCGCCTCGCCACGCTCGCCATGCGGAACCTGCATCTGCATTACAACCAG GACAGCCACCCCGCGATCGCGGACATCCACTGGGCGGTTGCGCTTGCGCACTCGCTGGGCCGCGCCGAGCTGCAGGCGATGCTCCCGTTGCTCGTCAAAAACGTACAGTGTGCGCCTGTCTTG TCGGACGTGCTCCGGCGCTGCTGCGTGGCGGCGGCGGGCTGCTcgcgcgcgcgcggcgcggcggcgcgccccCCCACGCCGCTGCGGCCGCTGCTGGAGGCCGCGCTCCGGGCGTACGCCTCCACCACGCACGCCAGGCTCGCGCACATCTCGCCAAGACACTACGCTGACTTCGTCGACTTCTTAG GTAAAGCTCGGGACACATTTGCCCTCGCGCCTGACGGCCCACACCAGTTCGCGGCACTACTCCAAGAAATCAAGCTGAAATACAAAGGGAAGAAGAAACTCATGTTCCTTGTGAAAGAAAGGTTCGGGTGA